The genomic interval GCGCCGTCGGCGTGGGGAGGCTGCGCGAGAGCTTCAGGCCCGCTTGCGCGAAGAGCTTGTGGAAGTCCTCCTTCGTGCGTTCGCGCCCTGGCAGCGAGGCCAGCATCATCACGTCCAGCACCTTGCCTCCGTGCGGCGCGTTGCCGGGAGGAATGACGGTGTCGATGACGAGGACGCGCCCACCTTCGGCCATGGCCTCGCGGCAGTGGCGGAGGATGCGAACACAGGTCTCGTCGTTCCAGTCATGGAGGATGCGCTTGAGGACATAGGCATCCGAGCCCTTGGGCACGGACTGGAAGAAGTCTCCCTCCACCAGCGCGCACCGCTCCGAGAATCCCGCCTGGGCGACGCGGGAGCCGCCGAGCACCTGGGCATGGTCGAAGAGGACGCCGCGAACCTGGGGCGCGAGCTTGAGCACCTCGATGAGGAAGCCGCCGTGTCCGCCGCCCACGTCCACCACGCTCCCCATGCCCGCGAAGTCGTAGCTGCCGGCGATGGTGCCGTTCTCCATGTCGGAGAGGCTGGACATGCCTTGGTGGAACAGCGCGCCCTGGACGGTGTCGTCGTTGAGGTAGTCGAAGAACGGCTTGCCGAAGATGCGGTCGAAGGGGGTCTGACCGGTGCGCACCGTCTCGACCATCTTGCCGGTGGGCGCCCAGAAGATGTCCTGCGTGAGCATCCGCACCGCGCTGCGCAGGGAGCTGGCGTCGTCGGTGCGCAGGTATTCGGCGGCGGGCGTCAGGGAGAAGAGCCCCGCCTCATTCTCGGCGAACACCTCCACGCTCGCGAGCAACCGGAGGACCCGGTACAGGGATTGGGCATGGACGCCCAGCTCCTCCGCGAGCGAGGCCGCGCTCCGGGGCCCCTGGGCCAACTTGTCCGCGACGCCTAATTCAGCCACGGAGGACAGCGCACCGGAGAGGATGAAGCCAAAGCTCAGGTCGACGATGCGCTGCGCGGGATGCACGGTGGGGGTGGTCATGTCTGGCATCCTGGGCCTGCGCCCTGATGCGAAGCCAAGGCCCGTGTCCACCCATCGTCACGGGCTGGACTGTTGAACGGAGGGGCCACCGGTTCCCGCGCCTCTGTCCCTGCTGGCTACAAGGACTGGCCCGGTGAGACAGGGAGGAGCTTGCCCGCCCTCATCCACGTCAGGGCCTGGAGCGAGCAGAGCCACGCGGCGGCGACCAGGAGATGGCGCAGGTAGTTCATCCGGCTCCAGAGCATCGCGCTCGACACGGCCTCGGAGGAGTCGGGCGCTTGCATCAGCCGCATCATCGTGGGGATGAAGTACGAGAAGGTGAGGAGGCGGTCGGCGAGCACCAGCGACGCGGCCACGAGCCACCAGACACGCAGCGGCCCCGTGGTTTGGAGTGCCAGGGCGAAGCTCGCCAGGGTGAGCAGCGTCAAGGGGCCCGTGCTGACGAAGGCCCAGAAGCGCAGCCCCACGTTGTCTTGCCTTGCCGCCTCCGCGAACCAGTGTGAGCCCGGGGCGTCGAGCCACCTGGGGAGCACGATGCGATGCTCGTAGAGCCCCGCCCCCAGCGAGATGCCGAGGTTGAGCACGAGGAGCCACAGGATGATTTCCGCCGCCGACCACTTCATGTTCATCATGCGGGAAGGATGCGTCGCGGACCCCTCGGTGTCTTTCGTGCCCTTGTGCTGTTTTTCTCGTTCCTGCGGTGTTCGTCATGAGCTCCCGACACGCCCTCCTCGAGCAGATAGGCGCCGACATCGCCCGCTTCCAGGAGGGCTCCGCGGCATTCGACGCGACCGTGGGGGAGGTGCTCGCGCTGGGCCGCGCGGAGATGACCTGCCTGGCGCAGTTGCACTTCGGTGGTCCCGCGCCATTGAGCGCGGTCGCGCGGGGCACCGACGTGGAGCGGCTCGAGCTCGCGGGGTACGTCCGGCGAGAGGTTGTCGGGGGCGGCAGGCGGCTCGTGCTCACCGAGCATGCGAAGGAGTGGATTGAGACGCTGTGGGGACCCCTGCGCGAGGAGGGCTTCCAGTTGATGGCGTCCTTGCCGGATGAGGAGCTGCATGTCATCGCGGGAATCCTGAGCGCGGTGCGAGGAGTCCAGGACCGGCACGCCGCCCGGGTCGCGAAGTTGCTCCATGCGCCCGGAGGAGCAGGGGCGGCACGGCGGCGAGGGGGCCTCTCCTCCGCCGCGCTGCATCGGGTGCGGCTCTTCATCGAGGCCCACCTGGCGCGGCGCATCCGAGTGGAGGAGCTGGCCCGGCAGTCAGGCTTGAGCGTCTTCTACTTCACGCGGGCCTTCAGGCAGTCCATGGCGATGACACCTCATGCCTACGTGCAACAGCGAAGGGTGGAGCGAGCACGTGTGCTGTTGAGCAGCACCTCGCGCTCGCTGGGGGAGATCGCTCTCGAGGTCGGCTTCAGCTCGCAAAGCCACTTCACCACCGTGTTCCGGCGGCTGACGGGACTGACGCCGGCTGTCATCCGGCGCGGGGGCGGGTGAGGCGCATGCCGTTCATCAGATGGTGTCCATGACGTCTCCAACGAGCACCGGCTGGGGCTCACCGAGCAAGACATCTACCAGCGGCTCTACCAGGGCGTGCGGCGATTGATGGAGCTGGAGCGTCAGCTCTCCATGCCGCGGCGCCATGCGCGCTTCCGCGGGCGCGAAGAGGGACAGGCGCCCTGAACGCGGCTGAAGGGGTTGAGGCGTTTGACTCGCTCCCTGGATGAAGTCGCGGGGTGCGTGAGTCCTCGGGCGCTGACTTCGGGATGGACGTGCCAGGACGCGAGGAAGGAGCCCAGTGGCCTGGTGGATGGAACATCAGCGAGTGCTGACAGTGAGCCGCGCCTGCAACGCGGAGTGCGCCGCGATGGCACTCCCCAGGGGCGGAGAGGACACGGCTCCTGCATGCTCCCGCCCGCGCGGTTTCAGCACTCAGCAGCGCCGCCCTCGCTTGTATACCCTCGGCCTTCAATGGAAGGTGGCTCGATGACATTCCTTCGACGGATGCGATTCACGCGGGCGGCGGTGGCGGTGTTCAGCCTCTCGAGTTTCGGCTCGGCCATGGCCGAGCCCGAGGTGAAGCCGGCGCCCGAGGTGCTGGAGGTGGGGGCGCTCACCTCGGCCTTCGCGGAGTTCCAGCGGACCTGCGACGCCGAGGGCCGCCGGCTGTGGGGCCACTCGCTGTGTGCCCCTCTCCTCGTCGTGCATCCCGTCACGCGAGTCTTCGTCGCGAGCACCTGGCCGGAGGGGAAGGGGACAGGTCCCTGGGTCGGCGTGTTCCCCTCGGACCTCACCATCGCCAACACGGCCCTGTCGTGGGCGGGAACCACGTGGGTCCAACTCCAAGGCCCGTTGCCCGAGTCCCCCAGTCGCCGCCGCGCCCTCCTGGCGCACGAGGCCTTTCATCGTCTGCGCGCCACGCTGGGCCACCAGGGGCGGGAGATGAGCAATGCCCATCTCGATGGAATGGAGGGGCGGACGCTGCTTCAACTCGAGTGGCGCGCCCTGGCGGCGGCCTTGCGCGCGACGACCCCTTCGGTCCGAGCCCGCGCCGTCGAGGACGCGCTGGTCTTCCGCCGCGAGCGCCGAGCGCTCTTCCCCGAGGCGGCGGTCGCCGAAGGGCTGCTCGAGGACAACGAGGGCCTCGCCGAGTACACGGGCGTGACGCTGGCGGCATCGGACGCACGCGGCAGGCGAGCGCTGGCGCTGGAGAACCTCGACGATGCCGTCAAGCGAAGCTCCTTCGTGCGTGCCTTCGCGTATGCCTCGGGTCCCGCCTACGGCCTCCTGCTGGATGAGGCGGGGCCTCGCGCCCAAGGATGGCGTGCCCGTGCGCTCGCCGGCGCGGACCTGGGAGCGTTGCTCCAGGACGCGCTGCGGCTGGGGGCGCCCGAATCGTCTCCCGAACGCGAGGCACGCCACGGAGGCGCCCAGTTGCGAGAGGCCGAACGCGAGCGGGCGCGCCTCGCCCAGGCGCGCGCCGAGGCGCTGCGCAAGAAGCTGGTGGAGGGCCCCGTGCTGCGCCTCCCCTTGGTCCGCATGCGCATTCAGTTCAACCCCGGGGAGCTCGTTCCGCTCGCCGAGCACGGCACGGTGTATCCCGGTGCCCGCATCGTCGATGAATGGGGTTCGCTCACCGCGACCTCCGGCGTGCTCCTCTCCCCGGACTGGAAGACGGCCACGGTGAACGCACCGTCCTCGGCTCCCCGGGATTCACGTTGGGAAGGCGAGGGCTGGGTGCTGGAGCTGGCCCCTGGTTGGCGGACCAGCGCGGGGCCGCGACCGGGAGACCAGGTTCTCCTGGCCCCCGAGGCTCGCGCGCCAGCGCCTCAACGCTAGCCAACGTCGGCCGCGAGCCCCGCGGAGGCTACGAGAGCAGCTCCGTCATTCCATGGACCAGACGGAGCGCGTCTGCTTTTGAGGGGACACCGGCGTCTCGCAGTAGCAACGCGGGCGGTGCGTGACGTTCGACGTCGTTGCGCAGCCCGTGCAGCGTCTCGCGGCGTGCCTCGCGTAGCCGTTCCCTCGTGGCGGAAGTCATCCGTTCGGAGGCCCAGGCATCCACGGCCCATGGGTCGCACTGCTGATTCCTCGAGGTCTACACGTGGGCTCCAGGCTTTCGTTGGTGGAGGTCGCACAAGGCAGTCTGGTGGAGGGAGACGCGTGTGTGCTCGTCAACGCCTCCAACACGAACGTGCAGCTGGGCTCGGGGGTCTCCGGGGCCATCCGGCGCGCGTGCGGGCCGGGCTTCCAGGAGCACATCGTCTCGGCCATGTCACCGAGCACCTGCGGGCACGGGAGCACCCCCGCCTCGACCGCGTCGTGTTCTACGGCTACTCGCTGCCCGAGTACGCGGCGACCGTGGAGGTCGTCTCCCGCTACTTCGCGCTGCCTGAAGGCTCGGTGCCTCGGGAGGTGCTGGAATTCGTGGAGCGCTGCCGGGAACAAGAGCGTCAGGGGAAGTAACCAGACGCTCCGAGGGGAAGGGTCAGGTCCCGGAATGAAACCGGCTCTTCCTCGTGGCGCCCGGGGACTGACCGTAGCGGCGCCGGAAGGCATTGCCGAGATGACCCTGGTTGGCGAAGCCAGCCTCCAGCGCCACGTCCGCCAAGGGGCGGTGCGTGTCCAGCACGAGGGCGAGCGCATGCCGCAGCCGCACCTCCTGGACGTACTGGTGGATGCTGGTCCTCATCACCTTGCGGAAGACGCGGCATGCGTGGAAGGCGGAGACGCCCGCGCCCTGGGCCAGCGTTTCCACGGAGATGCCCGCGTCGAAGTGGAGCGCGGCCTCGTGGGCGATGGCGTGGGCGATATCTCGCTCGCGGGGGCTCACGTCCGTGGACGAGTGCCCGGACGGGGTGAGGACGAGGCCCAGCGCCTCCTCCACCTGGAGCCGGTCCAAGGTCACTCCCGAGCTCGCGTGATTCATCACGGCCTGGAGCTTGCGATAGGCGTCCTCGCCGACGGGGAGCGTCGTGGCGTCCGAGGTGTCCCAGCGGCGCAGCCAATCGCCTCGCACGGAGACGCACGCGTCGCCGCTCCCATGGGGGTGGCTGATTTCGCAGGGCCGGCGCGGGCTCAGTCTCAGGCCGATTCCTGGAGAGACCACGGCGCGGGTCCTCGTGTCGCGGAACTGGAAGCGACCGTGGAGCGCGAGCACGAGCCGCTCGCTGTCCACCGCCTCCTCCCTGAGCCGGGGACCATCTTGTCCGTCGCAGGTGACGCGGTAGAGCTGGAGGTCTGGCGCGCTGAACAAGGGCGCGGCGTGCAGGCGCGGCATGTCGTCACCATGTTCCGACACCCGAGACGGGGCAAGCGCCGCGTCCGCGGTCCAGGGAGCAAGGATGTGTAAGACGGTGTCCCCGCCGTCTCCTAGGGTGGTGACCCCTTGGAGAGGTGCACCATGTCGAAGTCCATCCCCCCGCACACACAGCGGGCCTTGGAGTTGTTGCGCGCCGAAGGACCCCTCCCGGCCCTGGCCGAACCCCTCGCCTTGTTCGGACGTTTCGTGGGGGCCTGGGACATGGACATCGCGTTCTTCGACGCGATGGGGAAGGAGACATATCGCCAGCCTGGCGAGTGGTCCTTCTCGTGGGTTCTCGACGGGCGCGTCATCCAAGATGTGCTCGCCTATCCGAACCCCGAGGGGCTGAGGACATCTCCAGGAGAGCGGCGTATCGGCACGTCGTTGCGTCACTTCATCCCGTCGCTAGGCGCATGGCGGGTCGTCTGGATGGGCGCCACGGTGGGCTACCTCGTCTCGCTCATCGGCCGCGCCGTGGGGGACGACATCCATATCGAGGGCCAGGACCCGGACGGCAGGCCGCTGCGTTGGATGTTCACGGAGATCTCCGATGATGCCTTCACCTGGCAGGGCTTCCTCTCGGACGACGGAGGCGTCACATATCGGCTCACCCAGCGGATGCTCGCGCGTCGTCGTGTTCATTGAGCCTCATTGCACCCGCCGGACATGGACTAACGCCGGATGGGTGTCAGCGTGAAGGACGCCGTGCCGCTGGCGGGGATGCTCAGCGGCGTGGGCGCGAACTCCAACCCCGGATTGGATTCGTCGAGGATGCGAACCTTCGCGATGTAGGGCCCGGGTGTCAGCATGTTCGTCTGGACCTTGCCGGAGTACGTGGAGAACCCGCTCTCCAATCCCTCAGCCTCGACCGACTGGAGGATGAGGGTCACCTGCGCGCGAACGAGCTGACCCTGGTGGTCTCGAATCATCACCTCCACGTCGGCGCCTCGCACCAGCGTCACGTCGAAGGAGTCCTGGTTCGCATCCAACCTCACGCGGAATGGAGGGTAGTGGGGCCGGGCAACCAGCTTGAGTACGAGCGGCACCGACGGGAGGTGCTCCAGCACGAATGTCCCGTCTGCCTCCATGTCCACGGGGACCTGGCCTGTGCGAGCGCCAATGTCTCGCCCATCCTCTTGTTCGACCTGGACGAGCAGGGGAATCGCGCCGACCGGCCCGTCCTTGGTGAAGACTCGCCCCGAATATGGTTTCCCTGTCCCGGGCTCTCGCAGGATGCCGCGCACCGTCCTGCCCACCCTCATGGTGAGCGTCCCGAGGTCCTGCTCGCCCTCCGAGGAGTCCAGCTCCCGGACCAGGGGCATGAAGTTCCGGTGCTTGATGACGAGCTGTCCCTTGTCGAACTCGTCCCTCGCGACGTCGAAGCTCCCGTCCTTCGCGGTCATGGCCCGACTGCCCACCTCGGCGTCTGGCAGCGGTGCGCCGTCCTCCTGGACGAGCCGCCCACGCACGCGCGGGACACGTGTCATCACCAGACGAAGCTCCGGGCCATCGCGTTCGATGTAGTAGGCCTTCCCGACCAGGGTCCCTCCACGGGAGCGCGAGGGATTCAAGCGGTAGCGCTCCGAGCCCACGGCCAACGCGTACCGGGGGTCGGTCAAGTCACGCAGGACGAAGCGGCCCTCGGCGTTGGTGCGGACACCCATCGTGGGGTAGGTCGCTTCGTAGGATTCCGTGTCGGAGGGGTCCTCGGTGAGTTTCTTGGCCAGGACCTTCACGTCGGGGAGCGGGCGCCCTTCGATGTCCACGACCACTCCGTGCAACGCGCGGCCCTCCTCCAGGCGGAGGACGACGGCGTCGGAGGCTTCGCCCTCGCGGACCTCCACGTTCTGGGAGAGCAGCCGCTCCGTGCCATTCCCACCGACCCAGATCGACGCCTTCAGGGTGTAGCGCCCTGGCGCGAGGTCCTTGAACACGAAGCGCCCCTCGTCATCCGACGACTCCATTCCCGAGATGGACGAGACACCTTCGACATACAGATAGACGGAGACACCTGGCAGCGGCTTCTCCGCCGCGTCCACCACCCGGCCGGGCAGGGTGGGGCGTCGCTGAAGCACCAGTCGCACGTTTTGGGACGGAACCGAGATGTCCACGGAGTCCATCGTGAAGTCTTCCGACTCGGCGTCGATCCACCCTTCGCCCTCCCGGCTGATATCCACCGAGAACCTCCCCGCCGCATCGGAGACGGTCGCTTCGCCATGTTGGTAGGGCGGCTCCTCCGAGCCCTCGATGCGCACGGCGAGCAGCACCGACACATTCCTCAGGGGATTGCCCTCGGTGTCGACCACGATTCCCTCCACGGTGGCTGCGCGCTTGAGCGTGAAGTCGATGGGGGCCGTCTCGGTGCCCCCTGCGTGGAGCTTGAAATCATCGAGGTAGTGGGCGGCTTCGACCGAGACCTCTCGCCGTGGAGGAGTCCCGTGAGATTGCGGATGGGCCTTCGCGAAGGCTTCCATGTCCACGAACTCCATGGGCTCCAGCGGCCCCAGGCGATAGCGCCCCGCTGAGTCCGTGACGGTCGAGACCTGCGGAGACAGCTCGCCTCCCAGGCGGAGGGTCTTCACGAGGGCGCCCGGAATGGACCGGCCCTCTTCGTCCCTCACGGTGCCGTGCAGGTGGATTCCCGGCTGGAGCTCCAGGACCAGGTCGTCGCCGGGTGGAGTGTGGAGGCGGCCAAAGCTCCCTTGCGCTGGGCTCTCGGCGAAGAGCGAGCGGGACTCCGGGCTTGCCACCGTGAAGGTGAAGCGCCCCTTGGAGTCCGTGAGCGTCGCGGCGGCGGCCCTGTGGTCGTCCCAACTCAGCTCGACCAGGGCACCCGCCACGGCGGCTCCCCCGGGTGTCACGACGCGTCCCGTGAAGCGAGTGGTCTGTCCGAGCTCCACGCGCTCGGGCATCAGGTCCACGCTTCGGAAGAACTGGCTGCCCCATCCATCGCCCATCACCACGGCGGCATAGTCCGTCCGAGGGAG from Myxococcus stipitatus carries:
- a CDS encoding methyltransferase translates to MTTPTVHPAQRIVDLSFGFILSGALSSVAELGVADKLAQGPRSAASLAEELGVHAQSLYRVLRLLASVEVFAENEAGLFSLTPAAEYLRTDDASSLRSAVRMLTQDIFWAPTGKMVETVRTGQTPFDRIFGKPFFDYLNDDTVQGALFHQGMSSLSDMENGTIAGSYDFAGMGSVVDVGGGHGGFLIEVLKLAPQVRGVLFDHAQVLGGSRVAQAGFSERCALVEGDFFQSVPKGSDAYVLKRILHDWNDETCVRILRHCREAMAEGGRVLVIDTVIPPGNAPHGGKVLDVMMLASLPGRERTKEDFHKLFAQAGLKLSRSLPTPTALSITEAVAA
- a CDS encoding DUF1772 domain-containing protein, whose translation is MKWSAAEIILWLLVLNLGISLGAGLYEHRIVLPRWLDAPGSHWFAEAARQDNVGLRFWAFVSTGPLTLLTLASFALALQTTGPLRVWWLVAASLVLADRLLTFSYFIPTMMRLMQAPDSSEAVSSAMLWSRMNYLRHLLVAAAWLCSLQALTWMRAGKLLPVSPGQSL
- a CDS encoding helix-turn-helix domain-containing protein codes for the protein MSSRHALLEQIGADIARFQEGSAAFDATVGEVLALGRAEMTCLAQLHFGGPAPLSAVARGTDVERLELAGYVRREVVGGGRRLVLTEHAKEWIETLWGPLREEGFQLMASLPDEELHVIAGILSAVRGVQDRHAARVAKLLHAPGGAGAARRRGGLSSAALHRVRLFIEAHLARRIRVEELARQSGLSVFYFTRAFRQSMAMTPHAYVQQRRVERARVLLSSTSRSLGEIALEVGFSSQSHFTTVFRRLTGLTPAVIRRGGG
- a CDS encoding helix-turn-helix transcriptional regulator — translated: MPRLHAAPLFSAPDLQLYRVTCDGQDGPRLREEAVDSERLVLALHGRFQFRDTRTRAVVSPGIGLRLSPRRPCEISHPHGSGDACVSVRGDWLRRWDTSDATTLPVGEDAYRKLQAVMNHASSGVTLDRLQVEEALGLVLTPSGHSSTDVSPRERDIAHAIAHEAALHFDAGISVETLAQGAGVSAFHACRVFRKVMRTSIHQYVQEVRLRHALALVLDTHRPLADVALEAGFANQGHLGNAFRRRYGQSPGATRKSRFHSGT
- a CDS encoding carboxypeptidase-like regulatory domain-containing protein, with amino-acid sequence MRTGKRGKWVGLAVVLALALMAFFAWTATSTPPVATGMPPSPESSRDTSPHWAEPPPTGDARITGTLREDKSPVLGARAFASRSVSGRVLAEVMPCISREATPRAEAAASADDPPCWALDPEELREQVDLYARAARTLAESTTGANGAFSLEGLAKGKVTLWALGDMGAALLPEVEVGTEGVSLPLEAGVTFRGQVVRVTDEQPIPNARIILLGHTQLLFFEAKTDAEGRYTFGPLPRTDYAAVVMGDGWGSQFFRSVDLMPERVELGQTTRFTGRVVTPGGAAVAGALVELSWDDHRAAAATLTDSKGRFTFTVASPESRSLFAESPAQGSFGRLHTPPGDDLVLELQPGIHLHGTVRDEEGRSIPGALVKTLRLGGELSPQVSTVTDSAGRYRLGPLEPMEFVDMEAFAKAHPQSHGTPPRREVSVEAAHYLDDFKLHAGGTETAPIDFTLKRAATVEGIVVDTEGNPLRNVSVLLAVRIEGSEEPPYQHGEATVSDAAGRFSVDISREGEGWIDAESEDFTMDSVDISVPSQNVRLVLQRRPTLPGRVVDAAEKPLPGVSVYLYVEGVSSISGMESSDDEGRFVFKDLAPGRYTLKASIWVGGNGTERLLSQNVEVREGEASDAVVLRLEEGRALHGVVVDIEGRPLPDVKVLAKKLTEDPSDTESYEATYPTMGVRTNAEGRFVLRDLTDPRYALAVGSERYRLNPSRSRGGTLVGKAYYIERDGPELRLVMTRVPRVRGRLVQEDGAPLPDAEVGSRAMTAKDGSFDVARDEFDKGQLVIKHRNFMPLVRELDSSEGEQDLGTLTMRVGRTVRGILREPGTGKPYSGRVFTKDGPVGAIPLLVQVEQEDGRDIGARTGQVPVDMEADGTFVLEHLPSVPLVLKLVARPHYPPFRVRLDANQDSFDVTLVRGADVEVMIRDHQGQLVRAQVTLILQSVEAEGLESGFSTYSGKVQTNMLTPGPYIAKVRILDESNPGLEFAPTPLSIPASGTASFTLTPIRR